In Antechinus flavipes isolate AdamAnt ecotype Samford, QLD, Australia chromosome 3, AdamAnt_v2, whole genome shotgun sequence, a genomic segment contains:
- the LOC127557197 gene encoding probable E3 ubiquitin-protein ligase TRIML1: MDAKICLESLRVDAPCPLCLGYVREPVILQCGHTFCQECLPSSCREICPPTACPVCRTAIAFEDMGPDGRLRDLTDISKMQRPPFLQGLGDLPTCDQHGLEPTLFCEEDLRPLCGSCFLTTDHQTHRVVLLEEAESQCTEKLEAACQTLRIKKKRFQMELQLETIREAQWAKDGRLLQALAVSEYEKMRQFLREEEEIQLQTLGQEARDNGKNQKSPFRKNLHLLMKAKKQPGLQAQKQAAKSEWDKQLRLLSEEKELHLRMLDREATDNLAKFAESKSKMKQEIHRLEMAISELEENYVRLPVEMLQGAKGALGRSEELLLRNPVGASPTWTLRPVSGMRAMLLSFHRPLRLDPQTAHPHLALSEDLQSVEYRSVPQDVPDNPERFDSALCVLAEQKFSSGRHYWEVGVGEQREWEVGVCEESIRRKGAGGHKVPADRLTLAAFSFDRDFHLWHSNQIVPSCKPVQTLGIFLDYERGHIAFYNAADATLIYSPPDKAFQGPLLPWFSPCFPKGKNTSGYLHICPRRNSAQEDDRD; this comes from the coding sequence ATGGATGCCAAAATCTGCCTGGAAAGCCTCCGAGTGGATGCCCCCTGTCCCCTGTGCTTGGGCTATGTCAGGGAGCCAGTGATTCTCCAGTGTGGCCACACCTTCTGCCAAGAGTGTCTTCCCAGCTCCTGCAGGGAAATCTGCCCCCCTACAGCCTGCCCAGTGTGCAGGACAGCCATTGCCTTTGAAGACATGGGACCCGACGGGAGGCTGCGGGATCTGACTGACATTAGCAAGATGCAGAGACCTCCCTTCCTGCAGGGCCTCGGGGATCTGCCCACCTGTGACCAGCATGGCCTAGAGCCCACCTTGTTCTGCGAGGAGGATCTCAGACCCTTGTGTGGATCCTGCTTTCTAACCACAGATCACCAGACGCACCGAGTCGTTCTCCTGGAGGAGGCTGAAAGTCAGTGCACCGAGAAGCTCGAGGCTGCGTGCCAGACTTTAaggatcaagaagaaaagatttcagaTGGAATTGCAATTGGAGACAATCAGAGAGGCGCAGTGGGCAAAGGACGGCCGCCTCCTCCAAGCCTTGGCTGTGTCTGAATATGAGAAAATGCGCCAGTTCTTGCGGGAGGAAGAGGAGATTCAACTGCAAACCTTAGGCCAGGAAGCAAGAGACAATGGGAAGAACCAGAAAAGCCCGTTTCGAAAGAACCTTCATCTGCTAATGAAGGCCAAGAAGCAGCCTGGGCTCCAGGCTCAGAAGCAGGCGGCTAAGTCTGAGTGGGACAAACAGCTCCGGCTCTTGTCCGAGGAAAAGGAGCTCCACCTGCGGATGCTGGACCGAGAAGCCACAGACAACCTGGCAAAGTTTGCGGAGAGCAAGTCAAAAATGAAGCAGGAGATCCACAGGCTGGAGATGGCGATCTCCGAACTGGAGGAGAATTACGTGCGGCTTCCTGTGGAAATGCTCCAGGGGGCAAAAGGCGCGTTGGGAAGGAGTGAGGAGCTGCTTCTTCGGAACCCAGTGGGGGCTTCGCCGACATGGACCCTGCGCCCCGTCTCCGGAATGAGAGCGATGCTGCTGAGCTTCCACAGGCCTCTGCGTCTGGACCCTCAGACGGCCCATCCCCACCTGGCCCTCTCTGAAGATCTGCAGAGTGTGGAATACCGTTCTGTGCCCCAGGACGTCCCCGACAACCCCGAGAGATTCGACTCTGCGCTCTGCGTCTTGGCCGAGCAGAAGTTCTCTTCCGGGAGACACTactgggaggtgggggtgggggagcaaAGGGAGTGGGAAGTGGGCGTCTGTGAGGAGTCCATCAGAAGGAAGGGCGCTGGCGGCCACAAGGTTCCGGCGGACAGGCTGACCCTGGCGGCCTTCTCTTTTGACAGGGACTTTCACTTGTGGCATTCGAACCAAATTGTTCCTTCCTGCAAACCGGTCCAGACGCTGGGCATTTTCCTTGATTACGAAAGAGGACACATAGCATTTTACAATGCTGCAGATGCGACTCTGATCTATAGTCCCCCAGATAAGGCTTTTCAGGGTCCCCTTCTCCCTTGGTTCTCTCCTTGCtttccaaaggggaaaaacaccTCTGGATATCTGCACATCTGCCCCAGGAGGAACAGTGCTCAAGAAGATGATCGTGACTGA